The Latilactobacillus sakei subsp. sakei DSM 20017 = JCM 1157 genome includes a window with the following:
- a CDS encoding HAD family hydrolase: MTVKGVIFDVDGILVNSEPYYFEQRLTFLNAIGAKLTVEESRRQIGSNMNAVLKQVYPGRTMNDYAMIKEGYRSYKRKHPIRFDKILNQDAQTLLAEIAPKYQIGLASAGERQIINQMLAETKLTPYFETIVSGAETAHNKPAPDVYTTAIAQLGLKSDEAVAIEDSEFGIKAGKAAGLTVIALKPLDSQFKINQEEADYRVESLTEVPAILAQLS; this comes from the coding sequence ATGACAGTAAAAGGTGTAATTTTTGATGTTGATGGGATCTTAGTCAACAGTGAACCATATTATTTTGAACAACGCTTAACATTTTTAAATGCAATTGGGGCAAAGTTAACCGTTGAAGAAAGTCGACGCCAAATTGGCTCTAACATGAATGCCGTTTTAAAACAGGTTTATCCGGGTAGAACTATGAATGACTATGCGATGATTAAAGAGGGCTATCGCTCTTATAAGCGTAAACATCCGATTCGCTTTGATAAAATTTTAAATCAGGATGCGCAGACGCTGTTAGCCGAGATTGCACCGAAATATCAAATCGGGTTGGCCTCAGCTGGTGAACGTCAAATTATTAATCAAATGCTTGCTGAAACTAAACTAACGCCTTATTTTGAAACAATTGTCAGTGGTGCGGAGACGGCTCACAATAAACCGGCACCGGATGTTTATACAACTGCAATTGCACAATTGGGGTTAAAAAGTGATGAAGCAGTGGCCATCGAAGATTCTGAGTTTGGCATTAAGGCTGGTAAGGCGGCGGGATTAACCGTCATTGCTTTAAAACCGCTTGACAGTCAATTTAAAATTAACCAAGAAGAGGCTGACTACCGTGTTGAATCTTTAACCGAGGTACCGGCTATTCTGGCACAATTATCATAA
- a CDS encoding nucleoside hydrolase: MQTRKIIIDCDPGIDDTLALNLAIQSPEVEVVALTIVCGNVPVEIGVDNAFKCLERLGRLDIPVYAGAAQPLKKTFVSAQDTHGMDGLGDSHIPRQTTTKAAEQSAADFLATTFKAPCDISIIALGPLTNIATALTLNPQLGANCARFVSMGGTYKSHGNCSPVAEFNYWSDPEAALAVYEHLNQKIEMIGLDVTREIVFTPTLLAYCQRINPEVGDYLAAITQFYFDFHWQYEHIIGCVINDPLAVAYFIDPTLCQGFESYTTVEITGISIDQTLVDRFDFWHRPINSLILTEVDTNRFFEQFLTVVLNAQASIIKTDLKKLR; encoded by the coding sequence ATGCAAACTCGCAAAATTATTATTGATTGCGATCCAGGCATCGATGACACTCTCGCGTTGAATTTGGCCATTCAATCGCCTGAAGTAGAAGTCGTTGCTTTAACGATTGTTTGCGGCAACGTCCCCGTCGAAATTGGCGTCGACAATGCCTTTAAATGTCTAGAACGACTCGGTCGACTAGACATCCCGGTCTACGCTGGTGCGGCCCAGCCGCTCAAGAAGACCTTTGTTAGTGCTCAAGATACACATGGTATGGATGGTTTGGGCGATAGTCATATTCCCCGCCAAACGACTACCAAGGCCGCTGAGCAATCGGCAGCCGATTTTTTAGCGACGACTTTTAAGGCACCTTGTGATATTAGTATTATCGCACTCGGGCCACTGACCAACATTGCGACCGCGCTAACATTAAATCCCCAATTGGGGGCCAATTGTGCGCGGTTCGTTTCGATGGGTGGCACCTATAAAAGTCATGGTAATTGCTCCCCAGTGGCGGAATTTAATTATTGGAGTGATCCGGAGGCTGCTTTGGCGGTCTATGAACACCTCAATCAGAAAATCGAAATGATTGGCTTAGATGTCACTCGTGAGATTGTCTTCACGCCCACCTTGTTAGCTTATTGTCAGCGGATCAATCCTGAAGTTGGTGACTATTTAGCCGCTATTACGCAGTTTTATTTTGATTTCCACTGGCAATATGAACACATCATCGGCTGTGTCATTAATGATCCGCTCGCAGTCGCCTATTTCATCGACCCGACACTTTGTCAGGGCTTTGAAAGCTACACCACTGTCGAAATAACCGGCATCAGTATTGACCAAACACTGGTGGACCGCTTCGACTTTTGGCACCGTCCTATTAATAGCCTCATTTTAACTGAGGTAGATACAAATCGTTTCTTTGAACAGTTTTTGACCGTCGTTTTAAATGCACAGGCTTCAATCATTAAAACGGACTTAAAAAAACTCAGATAG
- a CDS encoding biotin transporter BioY, with the protein MSVSVARRLSYIGVCLALLIVCAQISIPIWIVPITLQTLAVGLIATVLPLQLSSAVIAAYLLLGLVGLPVFANFAGGASVIVGPTGGYLFGFIIYIGIVHYGLHYFGRSRRVMFSVNLLASLCQLLIGTLWLRIALHLGWQASFLTGFAPYVPIEILKSGLIVAVIARLPQRIQQFR; encoded by the coding sequence ATGTCAGTATCAGTTGCGCGCCGGTTAAGCTATATCGGCGTATGTCTAGCCTTATTAATTGTTTGTGCCCAGATTAGTATTCCGATTTGGATTGTTCCGATTACACTTCAAACACTAGCTGTTGGACTGATTGCAACCGTCTTACCATTACAGTTGAGTAGTGCGGTAATTGCGGCTTATCTATTACTAGGATTAGTTGGATTACCAGTCTTCGCTAATTTTGCGGGTGGGGCGAGTGTTATCGTCGGACCGACAGGTGGTTATTTATTTGGCTTTATCATCTATATTGGCATCGTGCATTATGGCTTGCATTATTTTGGTCGTTCACGGCGCGTGATGTTTAGTGTTAATTTACTCGCTAGCCTCTGTCAGTTATTAATTGGCACGTTGTGGTTGAGAATAGCACTTCATTTAGGCTGGCAAGCTAGTTTCTTAACTGGTTTTGCACCTTATGTCCCAATTGAAATATTAAAAAGTGGGCTGATTGTGGCAGTGATTGCACGATTGCCACAACGCATTCAGCAGTTCCGTTAA
- a CDS encoding helix-turn-helix domain-containing protein, translating into MMKILGENFKRIRKSKGFTQADLAHGICTQATVSLVERRNQVPSTKILMQLCQRLEVSVDKIIVQEEDQLHVLMRKLQDLANDDEFEQAHHIIQQIHSNELAEPEDFKRYYYYQGQISLLLQDSPDDALFFFHRAYEQYVTSRTDTYGVLCIIGMSLANVKKGQLDRAQKQVDKAIRIMDSEPGLMMIDFPNHLRIYGTIAEIFCALGAYPTARRYVKEAIQDALDKHSLYLLDYLYFVLGQIEVQRENDQKALQHFHVAQTLAQIRKHPLILTQANAQIQKLA; encoded by the coding sequence ATGATGAAGATATTAGGGGAAAACTTTAAACGAATCCGTAAGTCAAAAGGATTCACGCAAGCTGATTTAGCGCATGGTATTTGTACGCAAGCGACGGTTAGTCTCGTCGAACGTCGTAATCAGGTGCCGAGTACGAAAATCTTAATGCAGCTTTGTCAACGCTTGGAAGTCTCGGTCGATAAAATTATCGTCCAAGAAGAAGATCAATTACACGTTTTAATGCGTAAACTACAAGATTTAGCGAATGATGATGAGTTTGAACAGGCGCATCACATTATTCAACAGATTCATAGTAATGAGTTAGCCGAACCTGAAGATTTTAAACGTTACTACTATTATCAGGGGCAGATTAGCTTATTATTACAAGATAGTCCGGATGATGCACTCTTTTTCTTCCACCGGGCTTATGAACAATATGTGACGTCACGAACGGATACGTATGGTGTTTTATGTATTATTGGTATGAGTTTGGCCAATGTGAAGAAGGGTCAATTAGACCGCGCGCAAAAGCAAGTCGATAAAGCAATCCGAATTATGGATAGTGAACCGGGCTTAATGATGATTGATTTTCCGAATCATTTGCGCATTTACGGCACCATTGCTGAAATTTTCTGTGCATTAGGCGCTTATCCGACAGCACGACGTTATGTCAAAGAAGCTATCCAAGATGCACTCGATAAACATAGTTTGTATCTATTGGATTATCTCTACTTCGTTTTAGGCCAAATTGAAGTTCAACGCGAAAACGACCAAAAAGCATTGCAACATTTTCACGTTGCCCAAACACTTGCGCAAATTAGAAAGCATCCTTTAATTTTGACGCAAGCCAACGCACAAATTCAAAAATTAGCATAA
- a CDS encoding GAF domain-containing protein → MFKSRDEKVAAYEMLLKQQAALLEGETNLIANLANSSALLNQTLPETVFAGYYLYQDNELVLGPFQGNVSCMHITMGKGVCGEAAAEQATVIVTDVTKHQNYIACDSTARSEIVVPMMKDAQLIGVLDLDSREVGAYDAVDQEYLERFVQLLMQA, encoded by the coding sequence ATGTTTAAATCGCGTGATGAAAAGGTAGCGGCTTACGAAATGTTACTCAAGCAACAAGCAGCATTATTAGAAGGCGAGACAAATTTAATTGCTAATTTGGCTAATTCTTCGGCCTTGTTGAACCAAACGTTACCAGAAACGGTTTTTGCCGGTTATTATTTGTATCAAGATAATGAGTTAGTTTTAGGACCTTTTCAAGGCAATGTCTCATGTATGCATATTACAATGGGCAAAGGCGTCTGCGGTGAAGCTGCTGCTGAACAAGCGACTGTGATTGTAACGGATGTGACGAAACATCAAAATTACATCGCCTGCGACTCAACAGCTCGCTCTGAAATCGTCGTACCAATGATGAAAGACGCGCAATTGATCGGCGTTTTAGATCTCGATAGCCGCGAAGTCGGCGCTTATGATGCAGTTGATCAAGAATACTTAGAACGTTTTGTTCAGTTATTAATGCAAGCATAA
- a CDS encoding ECF transporter S component: MKKFKTRHLTIITLAIALNYVGSNIALVLRFPIYLDSIGTILAGALLGPLAGALTATASSVLSGITTDLFALYYLPDGLLTGLLAGCFLYQHQRSKREIPLVAIGVALPGTVVSSLITYFLFHGITSSGSSMIVQLLSGLGLNQFASITLVQAGTDYLDRLLAIVIVTQVCYHLKKQIATL, from the coding sequence ATGAAAAAATTTAAAACGCGCCATCTAACAATTATCACCTTAGCAATCGCCTTAAATTACGTTGGCAGTAACATTGCGCTCGTCTTACGGTTCCCAATTTACCTCGACAGTATTGGGACAATCCTTGCCGGTGCGTTACTGGGACCCTTAGCTGGCGCATTAACGGCGACTGCCAGTAGCGTTCTTAGTGGTATTACGACTGACTTATTCGCGCTATACTATTTACCAGATGGCCTTTTAACCGGCTTACTAGCAGGTTGTTTTTTATACCAACATCAACGTAGTAAACGCGAAATTCCGTTAGTTGCCATTGGCGTTGCTTTGCCCGGCACTGTCGTTAGTTCACTGATTACTTATTTCCTATTCCACGGTATTACGTCTTCAGGTTCCAGCATGATTGTTCAACTACTCAGTGGCCTCGGCCTCAATCAATTCGCGAGCATCACGCTTGTCCAAGCTGGAACTGATTACTTGGACCGCTTGTTGGCAATTGTGATTGTGACCCAAGTTTGTTACCACCTCAAAAAACAAATCGCCACACTCTAG
- a CDS encoding DUF4767 domain-containing protein, whose amino-acid sequence MKKQGVLFGAAALLLLAGCSQKVEGPKSTAKSSSTSQQVKTSKKAKKTTTSSAKKVSRKQVTQTSSSDKAVWSSAKSQALKSYMANFSQSMNQQYADYQPGNETHFFGLNYPSYFKEDKLAVDDQHVTADWSADGTGSSDYNVVGIYSDSAAAHDMSAHLYLFTIHDGQPVVLITEQNQGMPDGLVHFKETANTDLKQNFTQIVGGGSATTANTTKTPSSTANYQVPSELVGTWYGYSEYSKQPEQIDTLEIAGNKLTLNGETTELHQDSERTSQERELLSGKGDPNQIDKNKMDNWGVIKEFDVEGRHWLNVRGWYQSAGDGSYYGVKSRNIDGETMPVLTIAGGAGMWPSQHLYPTKAAALSMKDTKFDDEHNQE is encoded by the coding sequence ATGAAAAAGCAAGGGGTATTATTTGGTGCAGCGGCGCTCTTATTATTAGCAGGGTGCAGTCAAAAGGTTGAAGGACCTAAGTCAACAGCCAAAAGCAGCAGTACGAGTCAACAAGTTAAAACGTCAAAAAAGGCGAAGAAAACAACAACTAGCTCAGCTAAAAAGGTTAGTCGCAAACAAGTAACACAAACGTCGTCTTCAGATAAGGCAGTCTGGTCGTCAGCCAAGTCACAAGCTTTGAAGAGCTATATGGCTAATTTTAGTCAATCAATGAATCAACAATACGCGGACTATCAACCCGGTAATGAAACTCATTTCTTTGGGCTTAACTATCCAAGTTACTTTAAAGAAGACAAACTAGCTGTTGATGATCAACACGTGACAGCTGATTGGTCAGCAGACGGGACTGGCAGCAGCGATTACAATGTCGTGGGGATTTATTCAGACAGTGCGGCTGCGCACGATATGTCGGCTCATCTATATCTATTTACGATTCATGACGGCCAACCGGTGGTCTTGATTACAGAACAAAATCAAGGCATGCCAGATGGTCTTGTGCACTTCAAAGAAACAGCCAATACAGATTTGAAGCAAAACTTTACACAAATTGTCGGTGGTGGCTCGGCAACAACGGCTAATACAACCAAAACGCCATCATCAACTGCCAACTATCAAGTGCCGTCAGAATTAGTTGGGACTTGGTATGGTTATAGTGAGTATAGTAAGCAGCCAGAGCAGATTGATACGCTTGAAATAGCTGGAAATAAGCTGACACTGAATGGCGAAACGACTGAATTACATCAAGATAGTGAACGAACAAGTCAAGAGCGCGAACTATTGAGTGGTAAAGGTGATCCAAATCAAATAGATAAAAATAAAATGGATAATTGGGGTGTTATTAAAGAGTTTGATGTCGAAGGCCGTCACTGGCTCAATGTTCGTGGTTGGTATCAAAGTGCCGGGGATGGTAGTTATTACGGTGTTAAGAGCCGTAATATCGATGGGGAAACCATGCCTGTTTTAACGATTGCTGGTGGGGCTGGTATGTGGCCTAGTCAACATTTATATCCAACTAAGGCAGCGGCGTTATCAATGAAAGATACGAAATTTGATGATGAGCATAATCAAGAATAA
- a CDS encoding DUF2785 domain-containing protein, producing the protein MKQVQNVIQQLTEIRTALMNGEIYQSVPEKVLAVMDGVQYKTRRTHIAIPDDADAALARIAAIDQQIKTDGKAAQISDEALDDLLRHMASPDARVRDKGVFYLFNRLLRQTVLTKEQLLWVKDRLLSDDYLFAHIFEPENDGVFLRSFSAMFLAGVLYANRTFYHVLTEAELVAIEMRIMAYTVIELDSRGYVENKGWAHAMTHIINVWSELNETTELQRADKLLMLVVVMQAYRFSDNALAYGEDSHLTNVIINLMKKNRLYIDYFLIVLQEWQQAMLTIAPEENVAFWNRWYNRNRFLQSLLVQPELPEKIADYLRKISDLF; encoded by the coding sequence TTGAAACAAGTTCAAAATGTTATTCAGCAACTTACAGAAATTAGAACAGCACTAATGAATGGTGAAATTTATCAATCTGTACCAGAAAAAGTATTAGCCGTCATGGACGGTGTTCAATACAAAACACGGCGCACGCACATTGCAATTCCGGATGATGCGGATGCCGCTTTGGCACGAATTGCTGCAATTGACCAACAAATCAAAACCGATGGTAAAGCAGCGCAGATATCGGATGAAGCGTTGGATGATTTATTACGGCATATGGCTAGTCCAGATGCACGTGTGAGAGATAAGGGTGTCTTTTATCTCTTTAATCGGTTATTACGCCAAACCGTTTTAACGAAAGAACAATTATTATGGGTTAAAGATCGTTTGTTAAGCGATGACTATTTATTCGCCCATATTTTTGAACCTGAAAACGATGGTGTTTTCTTGCGCTCATTTAGCGCGATGTTTCTGGCTGGTGTTTTATACGCTAACCGGACGTTCTATCATGTATTAACAGAAGCCGAGTTAGTGGCGATTGAAATGCGCATTATGGCGTATACGGTCATTGAATTGGATTCAAGAGGGTATGTTGAAAACAAGGGCTGGGCGCACGCAATGACGCATATTATTAACGTCTGGTCTGAACTAAACGAAACGACCGAATTACAACGGGCGGATAAATTATTAATGCTAGTGGTTGTGATGCAAGCTTATCGCTTCTCTGATAATGCATTAGCGTATGGTGAAGACAGTCATTTAACCAACGTGATTATCAATTTAATGAAGAAGAATCGGTTATACATCGATTACTTTTTAATCGTGCTGCAAGAATGGCAACAAGCGATGTTAACCATTGCGCCGGAAGAAAACGTGGCGTTTTGGAATCGTTGGTATAACCGGAATCGATTTTTACAATCATTGCTGGTACAGCCAGAATTACCAGAAAAAATTGCGGATTATTTACGTAAAATTTCTGATTTATTTTAA